The following coding sequences lie in one Flavobacterium sp. 20NA77.7 genomic window:
- a CDS encoding CusA/CzcA family heavy metal efflux RND transporter: protein MLNKIIEFSVKNKLIIALFTFALIGFGIYNVQKLPIDAVPDITNNQVQVITIAPSFGATDIERLITFPIEQVNTNIPGLKEIRSFSRFGLSLVTIVFEDDVDVYWARQQVAERLQQVQSQLPQGMGTPELGPVSTGLGEIYQYVVRAKKGYEKQYNETELRIIQDWIVKRQLLGVKGVAEVSSFGGKLKQLEISIQPNKLHANGITITDVFNALEKNNQNTGGAYIEKEASVLFIRSEGLFTSKEDIQNTPIETPSKIPLLIKDVAEVKDGFATRYGAMCYDDKGEVSGAIVMMLKGANSSEVIKNVKERIQQIQKTLPEGVVVEPFLDRTKMVNNAIGTVEKNLLEGALIVIFVLVLFLGNFRAGLLVASVIPLAMLFAIIMMNIFGVSGNLMSLGALDFGLIVDGAVIIVEAVVHQIFIHHKKENAVALTQENVDNEVKSSAKKMMNSAVFGQIIILIVYLPIFSLQGIEGKMFKPMAQTVAFALIGAFILSLTYIPMMSALVLKNITYNPKHFSERMMTYLERMYQTRLIQALQNKRKILLITGFTFITALISMSQLGGEFIPALEEGDFAVDTRVLTGSNISTTIAATQKAAHILKTQFPEVEKVVTKIGSGEVPTDPMPMEASDMMVILKDKSEWTSAKTFNELSDKMSAALKAVPGITAGFQYPVQMRFNELMTGARQDVVCKLYGEDLDTLAKYAAKIGKIVQTVEGAKDVYVEPVGGMPQVVITYKRAVIAQYHLNVEAINKVVNASFAGQSSGLLFEGERRFDVVVRLQADQKQNVEDIQNVLIPTSTGIQIPLHVVADVKIINGPNQIQREDTKRRIVVGFNVHERDVQSLVEEMKTKVEQKIKFPAGYYITYGGSFENLNAAKNRLMIAVPVSLLLIFLMLYFAFKSVKQALLIYTAIPLSTIGGILFLAARGMPFSISAGVGFIALFGVAVLNGIVLIAEFNAQKRNGLTDVKEIVLHGTKKRLRPILMTAFVASLGFLPMAVSNGAGAEVQRPLATVVIGGLLIATFLTLFILPILYMLFEKKSTIKLPKNGITTLVLLFCCMGSAQTKITLKQALEQGIATNLTIKNESQRAEATKVLIKSANEIPALNIVGEYGQLNSAYNDNRIGITQNISFPFLNAKKKNWFQAQSELAILNYKVAENELKRSISQTYYDLIYVVEREKVLQHTDSIYKEFLSKAKLRLKLGETNHLEKNGAELAVAKIAADRRRNQEQIFELQLQLQYLLQTKNLFLPDYSDLKIASADVTDFLLKNSQLQRLEKEKIANEAAIKVEKASLIPEITAGYYSMTMKGMGADEVLYSGSNRFQSFQLNLGIPIFTGANKAKREAYKIQGEILENQMVLQKKELENSLQTFENKRQNDELILKNYEDNVLLGAKSMITTATNQMLKGQINYMEWSWIMNQALESRLDYLDKVKSYNDGIIQILYQTIN, encoded by the coding sequence ATGTTAAATAAAATTATTGAGTTTTCTGTAAAGAATAAACTCATCATTGCATTATTTACTTTCGCTCTAATTGGATTTGGAATATATAATGTACAAAAATTACCTATTGATGCTGTACCTGATATTACAAACAATCAAGTACAAGTGATTACCATTGCACCTTCTTTTGGTGCAACCGATATTGAACGATTAATTACTTTTCCGATAGAGCAAGTCAATACTAATATTCCTGGCTTAAAAGAAATTAGGAGTTTTTCACGTTTTGGCCTTTCGTTGGTTACTATTGTTTTTGAAGACGATGTAGATGTTTATTGGGCCCGACAGCAAGTGGCAGAACGATTGCAGCAAGTGCAAAGTCAGCTTCCACAAGGCATGGGAACACCCGAGTTAGGTCCTGTTTCTACTGGTTTAGGAGAAATTTATCAATATGTTGTTCGCGCCAAAAAAGGCTATGAAAAACAATATAACGAAACAGAATTGCGCATCATTCAAGATTGGATTGTAAAAAGACAACTTTTGGGCGTTAAAGGAGTTGCAGAAGTGAGTAGTTTTGGAGGTAAATTAAAACAACTAGAAATTAGTATTCAGCCAAATAAACTTCATGCTAATGGCATTACAATTACTGATGTTTTTAATGCACTAGAGAAGAACAACCAAAACACGGGGGGCGCCTATATTGAAAAAGAAGCCTCTGTTTTATTTATTCGAAGCGAAGGATTATTTACGTCTAAAGAAGATATTCAGAACACACCGATAGAAACACCGTCAAAAATACCTTTGTTAATTAAAGATGTTGCCGAAGTAAAAGACGGTTTTGCTACACGATATGGCGCCATGTGTTATGATGATAAAGGAGAAGTTTCTGGAGCAATTGTAATGATGCTAAAAGGGGCTAACAGTAGTGAAGTAATTAAAAATGTAAAGGAGCGGATTCAACAAATTCAAAAAACGCTGCCCGAAGGTGTTGTTGTTGAACCTTTTCTTGACCGCACTAAAATGGTAAATAATGCCATTGGAACGGTAGAAAAGAATTTACTTGAAGGTGCACTTATCGTTATTTTTGTTTTGGTTCTTTTTTTAGGAAATTTTAGAGCGGGTTTACTCGTAGCGTCGGTAATTCCGTTAGCGATGCTTTTTGCCATTATTATGATGAATATATTTGGCGTTAGCGGCAATCTGATGAGTTTAGGCGCGTTGGATTTTGGTCTTATTGTAGATGGAGCCGTAATTATTGTGGAGGCAGTCGTACATCAAATTTTTATCCATCATAAGAAAGAAAATGCCGTAGCATTAACGCAAGAAAATGTAGATAATGAAGTAAAATCTTCTGCTAAAAAAATGATGAATAGCGCTGTTTTCGGTCAAATAATTATATTGATTGTCTATTTGCCTATTTTTTCTTTACAAGGTATAGAAGGAAAAATGTTTAAGCCAATGGCACAAACAGTTGCTTTTGCATTAATAGGGGCTTTTATTCTCTCATTAACCTATATTCCGATGATGAGTGCACTTGTCTTGAAAAATATAACCTACAACCCAAAGCATTTTTCAGAACGAATGATGACGTATCTAGAGCGAATGTATCAAACTAGATTAATACAGGCACTGCAAAACAAAAGAAAGATACTACTAATTACAGGCTTTACATTTATTACAGCACTTATTAGTATGAGTCAATTAGGAGGTGAATTTATTCCTGCATTAGAAGAAGGAGATTTTGCGGTAGATACACGCGTACTTACAGGTAGTAACATATCCACAACCATTGCTGCCACACAGAAAGCCGCTCATATTCTAAAAACCCAATTTCCTGAAGTTGAAAAAGTGGTAACGAAGATAGGAAGTGGAGAAGTGCCCACAGATCCTATGCCTATGGAAGCCAGCGATATGATGGTTATTTTGAAGGATAAAAGTGAATGGACTTCAGCCAAAACGTTTAATGAACTATCCGACAAAATGAGTGCAGCATTAAAAGCAGTGCCAGGAATTACAGCAGGCTTTCAGTACCCCGTACAAATGCGCTTCAACGAATTAATGACAGGAGCAAGACAAGATGTTGTTTGTAAACTATATGGTGAAGATTTAGATACATTAGCTAAATATGCCGCAAAAATTGGAAAAATTGTACAGACGGTTGAAGGAGCAAAAGATGTATATGTAGAACCAGTTGGAGGTATGCCTCAGGTCGTTATTACTTATAAACGCGCAGTTATTGCTCAGTATCACTTAAATGTAGAGGCAATTAATAAAGTAGTAAATGCTTCATTTGCAGGACAAAGTAGCGGGTTGCTTTTTGAAGGAGAACGAAGGTTTGATGTTGTTGTACGTTTACAAGCAGATCAAAAACAAAATGTAGAAGACATTCAAAATGTATTGATTCCTACTTCTACAGGCATTCAAATACCACTACACGTTGTGGCAGATGTAAAGATAATCAATGGACCAAATCAAATTCAAAGAGAAGATACCAAAAGAAGAATAGTTGTAGGCTTTAACGTTCACGAAAGAGATGTACAGTCTTTAGTTGAAGAGATGAAAACTAAGGTAGAACAAAAAATCAAATTTCCAGCGGGTTATTATATCACGTATGGAGGAAGCTTTGAAAATTTAAATGCGGCAAAAAATAGGTTAATGATAGCCGTACCAGTATCGTTGTTATTGATATTTTTAATGTTGTATTTTGCCTTCAAGTCTGTTAAACAAGCTTTACTTATTTATACGGCCATTCCATTATCTACTATTGGCGGTATATTGTTTTTAGCGGCAAGAGGGATGCCTTTCAGTATCAGTGCAGGCGTTGGTTTTATTGCGCTTTTTGGTGTAGCCGTTTTAAATGGGATTGTATTAATTGCCGAATTTAATGCACAAAAAAGAAACGGACTAACTGATGTAAAAGAAATCGTTTTACACGGAACAAAAAAGCGATTAAGACCTATACTCATGACAGCTTTTGTAGCTTCATTGGGCTTTTTGCCTATGGCTGTTAGCAATGGTGCAGGAGCTGAAGTTCAAAGACCTCTTGCAACAGTAGTAATTGGTGGTTTATTAATTGCTACTTTTTTAACTTTATTCATTTTACCAATATTGTATATGCTTTTTGAAAAAAAATCAACCATAAAACTTCCAAAAAACGGGATCACTACCTTAGTTTTATTATTTTGCTGTATGGGTTCTGCCCAAACTAAAATTACACTTAAACAGGCTTTAGAACAAGGAATTGCTACTAATCTTACCATTAAAAATGAGAGCCAACGAGCCGAAGCAACTAAGGTTTTAATCAAGTCAGCTAATGAAATTCCTGCGTTAAATATTGTTGGAGAATATGGCCAATTGAATAGCGCTTACAACGATAATCGAATTGGAATTACTCAAAACATTAGCTTCCCATTTTTAAATGCAAAGAAAAAAAATTGGTTTCAAGCACAAAGTGAATTGGCCATACTCAATTACAAAGTTGCTGAAAATGAACTAAAAAGAAGCATATCCCAAACGTATTATGATTTGATTTATGTTGTAGAACGAGAAAAAGTTTTACAACACACAGACTCTATTTATAAAGAGTTTTTAAGTAAAGCAAAACTTCGTTTAAAATTAGGCGAAACAAATCATTTGGAAAAAAACGGTGCCGAATTAGCGGTAGCTAAAATAGCAGCCGACAGGAGACGAAACCAAGAACAAATATTTGAATTGCAGCTTCAATTACAGTATTTGTTACAAACAAAAAATTTGTTTTTACCGGATTATTCTGATTTAAAAATAGCATCGGCAGATGTAACTGATTTTCTGTTAAAAAACAGTCAGCTTCAACGACTTGAAAAAGAAAAAATAGCAAATGAAGCCGCTATAAAAGTTGAAAAAGCCTCTCTAATACCTGAAATTACTGCCGGATATTATAGTATGACAATGAAAGGGATGGGCGCAGATGAAGTGTTGTATTCAGGAAGTAACAGGTTTCAATCATTTCAGTTAAATCTTGGAATTCCAATTTTCACAGGGGCTAATAAAGCAAAAAGAGAAGCCTATAAAATACAGGGTGAAATTTTAGAAAATCAAATGGTTTTACAAAAAAAGGAACTTGAAAATAGTTTGCAAACTTTTGAAAATAAAAGACAAAATGATGAATTAATTTTAAAGAATTATGAAGATAACGTATTGCTAGGGGCAAAATCTATGATTACCACAGCGACTAATCAAATGCTAAAAGGCCAAATTAATTATATGGAATGGTCATGGATTATGAACCAAGCCTTAGAATCAAGACTGGATTACTTAGATAAGGTAAAATCCTATAATGATGGAATTATTCAAATATTATATCAAACTATAAATTAA
- a CDS encoding efflux RND transporter periplasmic adaptor subunit: MKNIYALLLVVFVFGCQSKNETTTEKKVDENQITLTANQFKNANLTIGTLKEQAIHTTLKVNGKITLSPQAIASVSMPLGGYIKEIKVMPGMYVNQGQILAVIEDQSYVQLQQEYLSMKQQLAFSSKDYQRQKELNASQASSDKTYQLAESEYTKNKITLKALSEKLKLIAINPNNLTEKTISKSVCIKAPISGMVTKTGVNIGKYVTATDELFQIMNAKSMYAQLHIFDKDAAYLSIGQKVKVYTNAQPDVVYNSTIQYVNKSFDNSNNAIEVYAKIVNSTGKLIPGNYVNAQIELSNNHAYVINEDAIVTFENKNYLFVVQNDQSYKMEEVKVGITSEGVTEILNSEAFSDKKIVTKNAYTLLMVLKNKEE, encoded by the coding sequence ATGAAAAATATATATGCTTTATTGTTAGTTGTTTTTGTTTTTGGTTGTCAATCAAAAAACGAAACAACAACAGAAAAAAAAGTTGATGAAAACCAAATTACATTAACCGCAAACCAATTTAAAAATGCCAATTTGACTATTGGTACTTTAAAAGAGCAAGCTATTCACACTACATTAAAAGTTAATGGAAAGATTACACTTTCTCCACAAGCTATTGCTAGTGTGAGTATGCCGTTAGGAGGTTATATTAAGGAAATAAAAGTTATGCCGGGCATGTATGTAAATCAAGGGCAAATTTTAGCAGTTATTGAAGACCAATCCTATGTGCAGCTACAACAAGAATATTTAAGTATGAAACAACAATTAGCTTTTTCATCTAAAGATTACCAACGTCAGAAAGAGTTAAATGCCTCACAAGCTAGTAGTGATAAAACGTATCAATTAGCCGAGAGTGAATATACTAAGAACAAAATTACCTTAAAGGCGTTGTCTGAAAAATTGAAATTGATTGCTATTAATCCGAATAATTTAACTGAAAAAACAATTTCTAAATCAGTCTGTATTAAAGCTCCAATTAGTGGAATGGTTACTAAAACAGGGGTAAATATTGGCAAATATGTAACAGCTACAGATGAACTTTTTCAGATAATGAATGCGAAAAGCATGTATGCCCAATTGCATATTTTTGATAAAGATGCAGCGTATTTATCTATTGGTCAAAAGGTAAAAGTATATACGAATGCCCAGCCTGATGTTGTTTATAATTCTACAATTCAGTATGTGAATAAAAGTTTTGACAATTCAAACAATGCTATTGAGGTGTATGCAAAAATTGTTAATTCAACAGGTAAATTAATTCCAGGAAATTATGTAAATGCCCAAATCGAATTAAGTAATAATCATGCTTATGTGATAAATGAGGACGCAATTGTCACTTTTGAAAATAAAAACTATTTATTTGTGGTTCAAAACGATCAATCGTATAAGATGGAAGAAGTAAAAGTGGGTATTACATCGGAAGGAGTTACAGAAATTTTGAATTCAGAAGCCTTTTCAGATAAAAAAATAGTAACTAAAAATGCCTATACTTTATTAATGGTTCTCAAAAACAAGGAAGAATAA
- a CDS encoding ZIP family metal transporter translates to MYQDLIAYLERIDPVLAALYATTFTWLVTAAGASFVFFFKNMNRIVLDGMLGFTGGVMVAASYWSLLSPAIEMSKGEGFVKVMPAAVGFLLGALFLFALDKTLPHLHINFKETEGIKSPWQRTTLLVLAITLHNIPEGLAVGVLFGGVAAGIPEASIAGAVTLAIGIGIQNFPEGIAVSMPLRRMGMSRRKSFMYGQSSALVEPIAGVLGAVAVTFFTPILPYALAFAAGAMIFVVVEEVIPETQQDKNTDIATLGFIGGFIVMMSLDVALG, encoded by the coding sequence ATGTATCAAGATTTAATTGCTTATTTAGAGCGTATTGACCCTGTTTTAGCAGCCCTTTATGCTACTACTTTTACGTGGTTAGTAACTGCTGCTGGCGCTTCATTTGTGTTCTTTTTTAAAAACATGAACCGAATTGTATTAGACGGTATGCTAGGTTTTACAGGTGGTGTTATGGTTGCGGCAAGTTATTGGAGTTTACTTTCGCCAGCGATAGAAATGAGCAAAGGAGAGGGATTTGTAAAAGTTATGCCAGCAGCAGTTGGATTTCTATTAGGCGCACTATTTTTATTTGCATTAGATAAAACATTACCCCATTTACATATTAATTTTAAAGAAACAGAAGGAATAAAGTCTCCTTGGCAACGAACTACTTTATTAGTTTTAGCCATAACCTTACACAATATTCCAGAAGGTTTAGCAGTAGGTGTTCTGTTTGGCGGCGTGGCAGCAGGAATTCCAGAAGCTTCTATTGCAGGAGCGGTAACATTAGCTATAGGGATTGGGATTCAAAATTTTCCAGAAGGAATTGCGGTTTCTATGCCTTTACGAAGAATGGGGATGAGTAGAAGAAAAAGTTTTATGTACGGACAATCGTCTGCTTTGGTTGAGCCAATCGCAGGTGTATTAGGTGCTGTTGCAGTAACATTTTTTACACCTATATTGCCTTATGCTCTTGCATTTGCCGCAGGAGCCATGATATTTGTAGTGGTAGAAGAAGTAATCCCCGAAACACAACAAGATAAGAACACAGATATAGCTACACTTGGCTTTATAGGAGGCTTTATCGTAATGATGAGTTTAGATGTTGCACTTGGGTAG
- the feoB gene encoding ferrous iron transport protein B: MGKNSIKVALIGNPNVGKTSVFNQLTGLNQQVGNYPGITVDKKMGVTKLNETVKAHIIDLPGTYSLNASSIDENVVIELLLNKNDVDFPNVAIVVTEVENLKRNLLLFTQIKDLEIPTLLVINMIDRMKLKGIELDIPKLERELKTKIALVSSRKNIGIDYLKELILNYKNLSTEPCLHASSIDPDYFNKLRKAFPNQLLYKLWLVITQDVNFLNLERNAIQSSFTKTHAELKKLQQKETIKRYQFINDTLKIGQRIDKTKATDIQNKLDRVLTHKFFGYVIFLGILLLIFQSIFDWSSIPMEFIDNTFANLSAYARESLPAGKFTDLVSDGIIPGIGGIVIFIPQIAFLFLFISVLEESGYMSRVVFLMDKIMRKFGLSGKSIVPLISGTACAIPAIMGARNIENWKERLVTILVTPLITCSARLPVYAILIALIIPEKRVWGLSLQGLTLMSLYFIAFIMAILSAYILNKVLKLQCKSYFVVEMPSYKIPMFKNVAINVLEKTKAFITGAGKIILALSIILWFLGSHGPNENFDKAQEIIEQEVYTSAIPINPSVIPDRVAEYKLEHSYIGYMGKSIEPVIKPLGYDWKIGVAIVSSFAAREVFVGTLATIYSVGSQGKDNATIKHKMAADINPETGEKIFNFATGISLLLFYAFAMQCISTLAIVKKETNSWKWPLAQLIGMSGFAYVVALIAYQLLK, translated from the coding sequence ATGGGGAAAAACAGTATAAAAGTTGCGCTAATAGGTAACCCAAATGTGGGCAAAACTTCTGTATTTAACCAACTCACAGGGTTAAATCAGCAAGTGGGAAACTACCCTGGAATTACAGTAGATAAAAAAATGGGGGTTACTAAATTAAATGAAACTGTCAAAGCGCACATTATCGACTTACCCGGCACGTATAGTTTAAATGCAAGTTCTATTGATGAAAATGTAGTTATTGAATTGCTTTTAAATAAAAACGATGTAGATTTTCCAAACGTAGCTATTGTAGTTACTGAAGTAGAAAATTTAAAAAGAAACTTACTGCTTTTTACACAAATTAAAGATCTTGAAATACCTACGTTACTTGTCATTAACATGATTGACCGCATGAAATTAAAAGGTATAGAGCTTGATATTCCTAAATTAGAGCGTGAGTTAAAAACAAAAATTGCCTTAGTCAGTTCGCGAAAAAATATTGGTATTGACTATTTAAAAGAATTGATTTTAAACTATAAAAATTTATCTACTGAACCTTGTTTACATGCCAGTTCAATAGATCCTGACTATTTTAATAAACTTAGAAAAGCATTTCCAAATCAATTACTCTATAAACTTTGGTTAGTCATTACACAAGATGTGAATTTTTTAAACTTGGAACGAAATGCAATTCAAAGTTCATTTACAAAAACCCACGCCGAATTAAAAAAATTACAACAAAAAGAAACCATAAAAAGATACCAATTCATTAATGATACCTTAAAAATTGGCCAAAGAATTGACAAAACAAAAGCAACAGACATTCAAAACAAATTAGACCGTGTGCTTACCCATAAATTTTTTGGTTATGTTATTTTTCTAGGCATTCTCTTACTCATTTTTCAATCCATATTTGATTGGAGTAGCATACCTATGGAATTTATAGATAATACATTTGCCAATTTAAGCGCATATGCCAGAGAAAGCTTGCCTGCTGGAAAATTTACAGACTTAGTGTCTGATGGCATTATTCCAGGAATTGGAGGCATTGTTATTTTCATTCCTCAAATTGCGTTTTTATTTCTGTTTATTTCTGTTTTAGAAGAAAGCGGTTATATGAGTCGGGTAGTATTTTTGATGGATAAAATTATGCGAAAATTCGGATTATCAGGAAAAAGCATTGTACCACTAATTTCGGGTACAGCCTGTGCTATTCCTGCTATTATGGGCGCTAGAAATATCGAAAACTGGAAAGAACGATTAGTAACAATTCTAGTTACACCGCTCATTACTTGTTCTGCAAGGTTACCCGTTTATGCCATACTTATTGCACTCATTATTCCAGAAAAAAGAGTGTGGGGACTTAGTTTACAAGGACTTACACTGATGAGTTTGTATTTTATAGCCTTTATCATGGCTATACTTTCGGCATATATATTAAACAAAGTATTAAAATTACAATGTAAATCTTATTTTGTAGTAGAAATGCCTAGTTATAAAATACCTATGTTTAAAAACGTTGCCATAAACGTATTAGAAAAAACAAAAGCCTTTATAACTGGAGCGGGAAAAATTATTTTAGCCTTATCCATTATTTTATGGTTTTTAGGTTCTCATGGACCAAACGAAAACTTTGACAAGGCACAAGAAATTATTGAACAGGAAGTATATACAAGCGCTATTCCTATTAATCCTTCCGTAATTCCTGACAGAGTAGCCGAATACAAGCTAGAACATTCCTATATTGGCTACATGGGAAAATCGATTGAACCCGTGATAAAACCATTAGGGTATGATTGGAAAATTGGTGTTGCAATCGTGAGTTCATTTGCCGCTAGAGAGGTTTTTGTTGGCACACTAGCCACCATTTATAGTGTGGGTAGTCAAGGTAAAGACAACGCTACCATTAAACATAAAATGGCAGCGGATATAAACCCAGAAACAGGTGAAAAAATATTCAATTTTGCAACAGGAATATCCTTACTCTTATTTTATGCTTTTGCCATGCAATGTATCAGTACATTAGCTATAGTGAAAAAAGAAACTAATTCTTGGAAATGGCCTTTGGCACAATTAATAGGCATGAGTGGATTTGCTTATGTAGTTGCTTTAATTGCTTATCAATTATTAAAATAA
- a CDS encoding FeoA family protein, whose protein sequence is MEKYNASQLIKGQKAEISAIDINEIPLKLIEMGCLPGNNIELIQIAPLGDPFFFTINDAKVAIRKSTASYIYIHIESLQ, encoded by the coding sequence GTGGAAAAATATAACGCAAGTCAATTAATCAAAGGCCAAAAAGCAGAAATAAGTGCTATTGATATCAATGAAATTCCATTGAAATTGATAGAAATGGGCTGTCTTCCTGGAAATAATATTGAATTAATACAAATTGCTCCATTAGGCGATCCTTTTTTTTTCACCATTAATGATGCAAAGGTTGCTATTAGAAAAAGTACCGCCTCTTATATTTACATTCACATAGAATCACTGCAATAA
- a CDS encoding metallophosphoesterase family protein, protein MRTLVIGDIHGGYRALLQVLERANVTATDQLIFLGDYVDGWSESPQVIDFLMELNQIQSCVFLRGNHDELLLDYLEVNVENIDENLWYKHGGKTTVVAYSTVSKEKKATHIAFLKQLKNYYLDEKNRLFVHAGFTNLQGVAFEYFPKLFYWDRTLWETALALDEKLEKTDLLYPNRLKIYSEIFIGHTPTTRIESMKPVQKACVWNIDTGAAFKGKLTLMDVDTKAFWQSDLLPDLYPDEKGRN, encoded by the coding sequence ATGCGCACATTAGTTATAGGCGATATACATGGAGGATACAGAGCCCTTTTACAGGTGCTTGAACGAGCAAATGTTACAGCAACAGACCAATTGATTTTTTTAGGCGATTATGTTGATGGTTGGAGTGAATCTCCACAAGTTATTGATTTTTTGATGGAATTAAACCAAATACAATCTTGTGTTTTCTTAAGAGGAAATCACGATGAGTTGTTGTTAGACTATTTAGAAGTAAATGTTGAAAATATTGACGAAAATTTGTGGTATAAACATGGAGGTAAAACAACAGTTGTAGCTTATTCTACTGTTTCAAAAGAAAAAAAAGCTACCCATATTGCCTTTTTGAAACAGTTAAAAAATTATTATCTCGACGAAAAAAACAGACTATTTGTTCACGCGGGGTTTACTAATTTACAGGGTGTAGCTTTTGAGTATTTTCCTAAGCTGTTTTATTGGGATAGAACCTTATGGGAAACGGCTTTGGCTTTAGATGAAAAATTAGAAAAAACAGATTTGTTATACCCAAATCGTTTAAAAATCTATTCTGAAATATTTATTGGGCACACGCCTACTACACGTATTGAATCCATGAAGCCTGTGCAAAAAGCCTGCGTTTGGAACATCGATACAGGTGCTGCTTTCAAAGGGAAACTCACGCTTATGGATGTCGACACTAAAGCATTTTGGCAAAGCGATTTGTTGCCCGATTTATATCCAGATGAAAAAGGACGAAATTAA
- a CDS encoding PhnA domain-containing protein produces the protein MSVIERKLKDRSGSVCEISGTEHDLVVYVLPPTNERTVENSVLIAKHLKDQIENPETMNENDWRGLSDSMWNEHLPVQILSWRMLARLKNNDLLDMMYLDEEALEWAKATGEGEEEDENKIVHKDSNGAILQDGDSVVLIKDLDVKGATFTAKRGAAVHNIKLVWDDANLIEGRVENQSIYILTQYVKKTK, from the coding sequence ATGAGTGTAATAGAAAGAAAACTAAAAGACCGTAGTGGTTCAGTATGTGAAATTAGTGGTACAGAACATGATTTGGTTGTTTATGTATTGCCGCCAACAAATGAAAGAACGGTTGAAAATAGTGTGTTAATTGCAAAACACTTAAAAGACCAAATTGAAAACCCAGAAACCATGAATGAAAACGATTGGAGAGGTTTGTCTGATAGCATGTGGAACGAACATTTACCGGTTCAAATTTTATCTTGGCGCATGCTAGCCCGCTTGAAAAATAACGATTTACTAGACATGATGTACCTAGATGAAGAAGCACTAGAATGGGCAAAAGCAACAGGTGAAGGCGAGGAGGAAGACGAAAATAAAATTGTACACAAAGACAGTAATGGTGCCATTTTACAAGATGGTGACTCGGTAGTATTGATTAAAGATTTAGATGTAAAAGGCGCAACTTTTACTGCAAAACGTGGAGCAGCCGTGCATAACATTAAATTAGTTTGGGACGACGCCAACCTTATTGAAGGTAGAGTAGAAAACCAAAGTATTTATATCTTAACGCAATACGTGAAGAAAACGAAGTAA